In Acidisarcina polymorpha, the DNA window TGCTCTTCCTGCTGCGTTTGAAGACACTAGAACCAATCAATGTTCCCATTCGGGACATCCAAACCGAAGTTCAACGTGTCCCTTGTTTGGGAGACGCCGTCAGACCCTCAACACGAGCAAGGTTATTTCAGCGGAGAAACATACGTCCCATCCTGCTGGCAACGAGTATCGCGATCTTTAATCAGCTCTCTGGTGTCAATATCCTCTTGCTGTATATGCTGGATATTCTTGCTAGTGCGGGAATCGGTTTGTCCTTGGAGCATACGTATTCAGTGCTGATTTCCTGCCTCAGTCTGGTAACAACCACGCTTGGTATGGCCTTCGTTGATAAATTGGGTCGCAAGCCGCTCTTGTTCATAGGAGCAGCTGGAATGGCCTTATGCCTCATCGGCTTGGGTTTTGCCATCCCGCGACATTTCGCGGCGTTGTGGTATCTGTCTATCTTTGCTCTATACAACGCCTTCTTTGCGTTTTCACAAGGAACTGTGGTGTGGGTATATCTCAGTGAGTTATTTCCGCCAGGAGTGCGCGGTGCAGGCCAAGGATACGGCTCTTCGGTGCATTGGATTGCTAACGCTCTTCTCGTTCTGGTCTACCCAATTATGCAGCATGCCTCATCGGTGCGAACCTTCTACCTATTCTCGTTGATGATGGCCCTTCAGATCGGGGTGATATGGCTGTGGTATCCGGAGACGAGGGGCACTGTTTTAGGTGCTGGAGTTTCTGTTCGAGGTAGGGAGGGGAGCGGATAGGTGCTGCCACTCGTGGCCAGCGATCAGATGATGATGCTGGCTTGAAACCGAGACTCTTCTTTTGTGCGTCAGACGGAGCAGGTCTAAGACCGAGTTATGTCGATGTATTT includes these proteins:
- a CDS encoding MFS transporter, with product MCLGLGSLPAILLLFLLRLKTLEPINVPIRDIQTEVQRVPCLGDAVRPSTRARLFQRRNIRPILLATSIAIFNQLSGVNILLLYMLDILASAGIGLSLEHTYSVLISCLSLVTTTLGMAFVDKLGRKPLLFIGAAGMALCLIGLGFAIPRHFAALWYLSIFALYNAFFAFSQGTVVWVYLSELFPPGVRGAGQGYGSSVHWIANALLVLVYPIMQHASSVRTFYLFSLMMALQIGVIWLWYPETRGTVLGAGVSVRGREGSG